A single region of the Helicobacter sp. 11S03491-1 genome encodes:
- a CDS encoding DUF502 domain-containing protein — protein MNTIFRLIGKGILVLLPIIILLWFLSFIFGFIKGFVEIIFNTTANSISATISILIVMVLLLIYAGFLFEKNKEFLLIKVSEFIISKIPGVATIYAVLKDVIKMFSGKGGDNYLGVAYVDLAGNSVIGFITKEEEGYYWVFVPTTPNPTSGILLRVKNDQLQRSDMSVSEGLKKVVSLGIK, from the coding sequence ATGAATACAATTTTTAGGCTTATAGGCAAGGGAATTTTGGTTTTATTGCCTATTATTATCCTGCTTTGGTTTTTATCTTTTATTTTTGGTTTTATTAAAGGCTTTGTTGAAATTATTTTTAATACTACTGCTAATAGCATAAGCGCGACAATTAGTATTTTGATTGTTATGGTGCTCTTGCTTATTTATGCAGGGTTTTTGTTTGAAAAAAATAAAGAATTTTTATTAATTAAAGTTTCTGAATTTATTATTAGCAAGATTCCCGGAGTAGCTACGATTTATGCAGTTCTAAAAGATGTGATTAAAATGTTTTCAGGAAAAGGTGGGGACAATTATTTGGGTGTGGCTTATGTTGATTTGGCCGGAAATAGTGTGATAGGTTTCATCACAAAAGAAGAAGAAGGGTATTATTGGGTTTTTGTCCCTACAACTCCCAACCCTACATCAGGTATTTTGCTTCGAGTAAAAAATGATCAATTACAAAGATCAGATATGAGTGTTTCTGAGGGTCTAAAAAAAGTTGTCTCATTGGGTATTAAGTGA